One Globicephala melas chromosome 17, mGloMel1.2, whole genome shotgun sequence DNA window includes the following coding sequences:
- the MAPK15 gene encoding LOW QUALITY PROTEIN: mitogen-activated protein kinase 15 (The sequence of the model RefSeq protein was modified relative to this genomic sequence to represent the inferred CDS: inserted 3 bases in 2 codons; substituted 4 bases at 4 genomic stop codons): MARPLPPNAQGVEGLSANDTLTVGTPLAETGEARRREERASRALGTARAKARIGGEVLEAAAGSLAAAGICAAEMDRHVAQRYLLRLRFGKGMSSEAYSIVWKAVDQRTGEVVAIKKIFDAFKDKTDAQRTVREIMLLREFGDRPNIIRLPGVIRAENDRDIYLVFESMDTDPNAVICKGTLLKDSHKRYVFHQLLRATKFIHSGXVIHQDQKPSNVLLDTSCLVKLCDFGLAHSLSGLPEGPEGHALTEHVATRWYXAPEVFLSSSWYTPGVDMWSLGRILGEMLAGRPLSPARPXAHQLGLILEGIPPPSEDDLLALGAGSGASVVQRLGSRXVPGPTLDALLPPDTPPEVLDHREXPLVFAPDKRLSAAQALQHPYVQRFHCPARECTLEADVRLPVHEGAQLSVTEYRSRLYQMILERRGNGRVPRETGLGGVPTPPAPPLKPRAAAKLPSGSPARKPGRRPRSNPGHGPAHDVPGGAKDPPRQSSAPLHQPPPPGGLGRGKGPRWATAGLPSASCWVKPSGRGAAPSLTSQAAAQVAVQALIRSDRNPGRGGNAAGAXPVSPFLPGLPGGRPGRRMFSASASQEAQGAARAVLGGCSQAYGTVCHSAPGCLPLLPGPRA; the protein is encoded by the exons ATGGCCCGGCCCCTGCCGCCAAATGCCCAAGGAGTGGAGGGGCTGTCTGCGAATGACACCCTAACCGTCGGCACCCCCTTAGCAGAGACCGGAGAAGCAAGGCGGAGGGAGGAAAGAGCGTCCCGGGCGCTGGGCACTGCACGTGCAAAGGCCCGGATTGGTGGAGAGGTTCTGGAGGCTGCAGCAGGCTCCTTGGCCGcag CCGGCATATGCGCCGCCGAGATGGACCGTCACGTTGCCCAGCGATACCTGCTCAGGCTGCGGTTCGGAAAGGGGATGAGCTCGGAG gcctACAGCATCGTGTGGAAGGCAGTGGATCAGAGGACTGGCGAGGTCGTGGCCATCAAGAAAATCTTTGATGCCTTCAAGGACAAGACGGATGCCCAA AGGACGGTCCGGGAAATCATGCTGCTCCGC GAGTTTGGGGACCGTCCCAACATCATCCGCCTCCCGGGTGTGATCCGGGCAGAGAATGACAGGGACATTTACCTGGTGTTTGAGTCTATGG ACACCGACCCGAATGCCGTCATCTGCAAGGGCACACTGCTAAAGGACAGCCACAAGCGCTACGTCTTCCACCAGCTCCTGCGGGCCACcaagttcattcattcaggaTGAGTTATCCACCAGGACCAGAAG CCATCCAACGTTCTCCTGGACACCAGCTGTTTGGTGAAGCTCTGCGACTTTGGCCTCGCCCACTCCCTCAGCGGCCTCCCTGAGGGGCCCGAGGGCCATGCCCTGACGGAGCACGTGGCCACGCGATGGT GGGCTCCGGAGGTGTTCCTGTCCTCGAGCTG gtaCACCCCCGGGGTGGACATGTGGAGTCTGGGCCGCATCCTGGGGGAGATGCTAGCGGGGCGGCCCCTGTCCCCGGCACGTCC CGCTCACCAGCTGGGGCTGATCCTGGAGGGCATCCCACCACCCTCCGAGGACG ACCTCCTGGCTCTCGGCGCTGGCTCTGGCGCCTCGGTTGTGCAGCGCCTGGGGTCCCGATGAGT GCCGGGCCCGACACTGGACGCCCTCCTGCCGCCCGACACCCCCCCAGAGGTCCTGGACCACCGCGAGTGACCCCTGGTGTTTGCCCCCGACAAGCGGCTCAGCGCGGCCCAGGCCCTGCAGCACCCCTACGTGCAGAG GTTCCACTGCCCGGCCCGGGAGTGCACTCTGGAGGCGGACGTGCGGCTCCCGGTGCACGAAGGAGCCCAGCTCTCGGTCACCGAATATCGCAGCCGCCTCTATCAG ATGATCCTGGAGCGCAGGGGTAACGGCCGCGTCCCGAGGGAGACGGGCCTGGGCGGCGTCCCCACGCCCCCGGCGCCCCCACTCAAACCCAGAGCCGCGGCCAAGCTGCCCTCGGGCTCGCCTGCACGGAAGCCCGGACGCCGGCCTCGAAGTAACCCCGGTCACGGCCCCGCGCACG ATGTCCCCGGCGGAGCCAAGGACCCTCCCAGGCAGAGCTCGGCCCCCCTGCACCAGCCTCCGCCCCCAGGAGGTCTTGGGAGAGGGAAAGGGCCCCGCTGGGCGACGGCAGGGCTCCCCTCGGCATCCTGCTGG GTGAAGCCCAGCGGGAGGGGGGCGGCGCCCTCCTTGACCTCGCAGGCCGCCGCCCAGGTGGCCGTCCAGGCCTTGATCCGGAGTGACCGGAACCCGGGCCGTGGTGGCAACGCGGCCGGCGCGTGACCGGTGAGCCC GTTCCTCCCCGGCCTCCCCGGAGGCCGGCCCGGCCGGAGGATGTTCAGCGCCTCGGCCTCGCAGGAGGCCCAGGGGGCCGCGCGGGCCGTGCTCGGGGGCTGCTCCCAAGCCTACGGGACCGTCTGCCACTCGGCGCCGGGCTGCCTGCCCCTGCTCCCCGGACCCCGCGCCTGA